From one Amycolatopsis sp. FDAARGOS 1241 genomic stretch:
- a CDS encoding SDR family NAD(P)-dependent oxidoreductase has product MIENSFTDRRVLITGAGRGIGLAAARRFASFGADVLIADVDEGLAVAAAHAILAEGGKAEAFPLDVTSPETMATAGDRTGRLDVVVANAGIQLFGPASQLGTQDWDRVLQVNARGTLLTLQLAARCLADGGAIVTLASIQGFLPNALSAHYAASKAAVASLTKSFAAELAPRGIRVNAVAPGRIATGMSDHADAEIGRLTGQGAESALEHRIKDNPLGRLGRPEEVAAAITFLASPDASYITGECLKVCGGDLMT; this is encoded by the coding sequence ATGATCGAGAACTCCTTCACCGACCGCCGGGTGCTCATCACCGGCGCGGGTCGTGGCATCGGGCTCGCCGCCGCCCGCCGCTTCGCGAGCTTCGGCGCCGACGTGCTCATCGCCGACGTCGACGAGGGCCTGGCCGTGGCCGCGGCGCACGCCATCCTCGCCGAGGGTGGCAAGGCCGAGGCGTTTCCGCTGGACGTGACGTCGCCCGAAACCATGGCCACCGCGGGTGACCGCACCGGACGTCTCGACGTCGTGGTCGCCAACGCCGGCATTCAGCTGTTCGGCCCGGCGTCGCAGCTCGGCACCCAGGACTGGGACCGCGTGCTGCAGGTCAACGCGCGCGGAACGCTCCTCACGCTCCAGCTCGCCGCGCGGTGCCTGGCCGACGGCGGCGCCATCGTCACCCTGGCCTCGATCCAGGGTTTCCTGCCCAACGCGCTGTCCGCGCACTACGCGGCGTCCAAGGCCGCCGTCGCCAGCCTGACCAAGTCCTTCGCCGCCGAGCTCGCGCCGCGCGGGATCCGCGTGAACGCCGTCGCCCCCGGCCGGATCGCCACCGGCATGTCCGATCACGCCGACGCCGAGATCGGCCGGCTGACCGGGCAGGGCGCCGAGTCCGCGCTCGAACACCGGATCAAGGACAACCCCCTGGGCCGGCTCGGCCGCCCCGAGGAAGTCGCGGCCGCGATCACCTTCCTCGCCTCACCCGACGCCTCCTACATCACCGGCGAGTGCCTGAAGGTGTGCGGCGGCGACCTGATGACCTGA